A genomic window from Candidatus Pelagisphaera phototrophica includes:
- the rpsD gene encoding 30S ribosomal protein S4 — translation MARYTGPTVKISRRFGQPIFGNHKSLEKRAYPPGQHGPRLRRKQSEYSIGLSEKQKLRFMYGLMEKQFRRTFDRAKGQRGVTGTIFLQLLETRLDSVVYLLGYTKSRQAARQFVNHGHIRVNGQKVDIPSFQVKPGDEIEVRNGTSSRQLATRNLEATRLRNVPDWMTRNDEAFRGVVSRLPAREEMEPAINEQLIVEFYSRF, via the coding sequence ATGGCTCGCTACACCGGTCCAACAGTTAAAATCAGCAGACGTTTTGGTCAGCCAATTTTCGGCAACCACAAATCATTGGAGAAGCGTGCGTATCCGCCAGGGCAACACGGTCCTCGCCTGCGTCGCAAGCAATCTGAGTACTCGATCGGTTTAAGTGAAAAGCAAAAGCTGCGTTTCATGTATGGCCTGATGGAGAAGCAGTTCCGCCGCACATTCGATCGTGCAAAAGGACAACGGGGCGTAACGGGCACTATCTTTCTTCAACTTTTGGAAACGCGTCTAGACAGCGTGGTTTACCTGCTCGGCTACACGAAATCTCGCCAAGCAGCCCGACAGTTCGTAAACCACGGTCACATTCGTGTTAACGGGCAAAAAGTAGATATTCCAAGCTTTCAAGTGAAGCCAGGAGATGAGATCGAGGTTCGTAACGGAACATCTTCCCGTCAGTTGGCGACTCGTAATTTGGAAGCGACTCGTCTTCGTAATGTGCCGGACTGGATGACTCGCAACGACGAGGCATTTCGGGGTGTAGTAAGCCGCCTTCCAGCTCGCGAAGAAATGGAACCAGCCATCAATGA